Sequence from the Mixophyes fleayi isolate aMixFle1 chromosome 4, aMixFle1.hap1, whole genome shotgun sequence genome:
GATGATGGTAACTTGTCATAAAACAGGCGCATATCCTGCTGATGTAAAAGTGGATGCATCACACAATGTatacagctctgcatatgggtggaatgtcctctttttctattcttttttttttttttaaataatttgctacCATTTTTCAATCAACTCTGCATAAGCCCCTAAGTGTGAAGAGATGATAATTAACAAACAGCATAAGAAGGATCCTACAGCAATGGAAATTGACTGCACCTTGCAGCTCTATTTTTGGTGTTTGCaaatagtatataataaaaatgacctTTGCACGAAACaacacatatttaaaaaataactaaaataagaatctttatttttatattttgtgcatTAAAATTCTGTAAGGATATGTCATTTTGGTTTGGGTTTTTAGATTAAACACAGAACTGAGCACAGGCTCCCCCAGCTTGCAGCTTCCCCTCAAGGCTTTTAGCTCTCCAACGACTCCAGGCCAATTTACCCACAAAAAGTGtagctatattttttttactattcccATAGTTGAAGTAGAGACTCTTTCCTTTAACGCCAAGTAAAGTCTTATCAGTGCATTCCCAGCTCAGggccctttctgtatcacactgaaAAAGCAACAATTCTTTAACAGATGCAAGTTCTCCTTCCACTCCCACGCATAGTCCCTCCTTTGTGCTCATGAGTCTGTCTCCTGGGAGCCAATGGAAGAACTGAGCATAGGAATCTGGAGAGCAGTCAGAGACAGTAAGTTccaagaaggaggaggaggaggacgaaCGCACCTCTACACACTTGTTGTATCCCTCATTAAACATGAGGAAAGaacctgtagaaaaaaaaaggtgtttggtAAGATGCAACATAGAGCTATAGCTATAGAGGTTATATAGCAGTTCTGGtagaaataattaattatataccCATAGTTGTTATATATAAAGAGGCCTATCTGCCACATCTCTCCTGCAAAGGGACAGGTAAAGCCCCGGGAAatctgcaggtacaggctgcaaAAAGGGTTAAGCGCTTGCAGACCAAGAACACTAGATTGAATACAGACATGTGGAGAATAGGgtataatggggtaattagatCAAAAGGAGGAGCTTTGTGTATTTAAGCCTGTCATTGTATGGGGTGACTGATGCGGAGCAAGTTGGCCAGTGGCTGCACTGTTTTAGTTGGCATTAAGGTCACAAGGAGGTGTAATCAAATTGATGTTGTGTACTGATGTCATCCTGATGAAAGTTGgctgtttattgtgatgtgaACAGTAAAGCACCATTGATTTCAGGCAAGAAGCTGTTTATGACTGATATCTGCTAGGTGTCAGAATCGCCCACCCACTAGCCCAGAGCCTGGCTCCTCCctactcactgactgtcgggtgtgacgtcatcatcacgtcccgccactttcagtgaggagctgaggtGGGAAGAACTGCATACAGAAGAGGAGACCAGaccataggaaggtaagtaaagtatACTGTAAAGAGAGTGACAGTGATATGATGAGGGGAGCAgaggtgtgatgatgaaggacaGAAGTGTGTGATGatgggggacagaggtgtgatgagggaaacattgtgtatgtatgtatgtatatatatatatatatatatatatatattccaggtgaggcggcactcaagaatttaagacaaattgtagtttgtatcaaaagggtgtatttattCCATTCCAACGTTTCAGTATAGTACTTTCCTCAGGGAAATCATGTGAGTCTGACAAACGTaatcagaatcagagtatggggatactctgattctggagggatctctggagtagaGACAGACTGGAAAGCATCTtgtagagaggtctgaaaccagcagagccctGGAACCACaaggacaacttggaaaggcagcgaagagcaCTCAAGAGTTGTGAAGAACTTTAATCCTTGTCCAGAGGGCAGTCATCAGGATCAGTGACAGATACTTGGAGATCCTTGAAGACATCCTGAAGACAGATGCGAGGATTCAAATTTTGATATGACTACTGACAAATAATTTTCCGGTGCGCATATTATTATCACCTGGTTTATAGGTCCCTGGTTCCTATAatactacactatgaggcgcACTGCCTTCTTTCTCTTCTAGACTCGATCCCGGACTTACCATCTGGCATTATGCAACAAGGCAGTCGCTTGTAAAATTGGTGTTTTGGAAGATAATCATTGGACTTGATTTTGGAATTAGCAGCCTtgtatatcattttatatatatatatatatatatatatatatatatattgtggaaagagcccgctactggtgaagcacacgcgaacaacttcttcctttttatggttctttattgtcaggatggtaataatattttgataccgtatacttgcacagcaattatggagaccctatacgcttactatacatagtccagctctctgtccagatcagccagctagcccagcattgatcttcctgaacaatgaaagaagcagggttttatacctgacactcctcccacaggcctagcttgatgggcaggtgacacacccaccttccctttaaaaggaaacacccatccctggctctgtttgctgagaggaagcagcttttaaatcatgtaagttaacacactccaaactacacatatgtttttacctggtttaatctccacctaggtgcataactgtgccaatgttttattctgtttgtatactttatctgccacttgtcagaaaaatgcctccctttgttacaatatatatatatatatatatatatatatataagcagtcAGCTGGTTCTGACAGCCAAATCGGTTTCTTCTCCTCTTTATTTAAGTAACACCCTGGCACCGTTAGGGTGACAGAGTATTGAttcacaccagctccagcatttcctGTTTGTATGCTCTTTTGTGTTTTGCTGACTTCTGGCTTTTTCCTTGCCTCATTCTACTGGATCCTGATTTGGTACTGCACAGTCCATTTGGTATTGACCTTCTGCTCGTCCCTGACACTTTTTGTggttctccctgtgtactgcgctaCTGTTTGTCTTGACCCGAATCATCTGACTATTCCCGGCTACAACTCCACCACGCTGGTAACTGACTTgcagaaccgcgacctgcgcatccaacgcagcaaagaccatacctccttgtaggggtccctggtgaacactgggggtgCATTatactccgcgcctccctgttcagttgcttAAATACCAGCCGGTGCTTCCTACGTTGTCTATAACCGTGACAGGGTGCAACAAGATTTCAACTTCCTGCATCTTACAAACTGGCTGCTAGGTGTCTGAACATGGCTGTCTCCACATGGCTTTTCATTTGCCCTACTAGTATTATGCACCACTTCCCCTTCAATGTTCTCATCCCCCAGCTTGTATTACATTCATCTTCATGAACAGAACTTGCCATTCCTGGGGTAGACTGTTCCTGCCAAAGTTGACTGGAACGCACACTATTGTAAATAGCCACAAGTAAAAGGAATTGAAAGATAGTTCGGCAGCACTATCCGAAGCAGCAGTTACCTGGAAGCTAATGGCATCAAAATCCACCAAGCGATTAAATCAGAATTGGCACCTTGCCAAGGTGTGTCTATGAGTACTTATAGAATTTTGTTAAATATGATCTGGAGCCATAGTCAGGACCCCTTATCTTCAGAAAGCACAGAGATGCAGCTAGCAGGGGGTCCTGGGGAGTATGGGGGCAGAAACTGAGTGGCCTTGTAGCCCCATATAATCAGCAGCACTGGAAAAGACTGGCTTCCCTACTACTACCCACTATCTCACAGTGTGGGAACCAGAGGCTGGGTGCCGGGACTTTGCTCAGGTACCATGCCAAGGTGTGTCCAGCAGAAATTATGTTCTTTGTTAAAGATGCTTGTGAATTATTGTCAGGACCCCATATCTTCATCTAGCACTGAGCTGCGATCAGCAGGGAGTCATGGATCCTCCAGACTTGAAAGATGAAGGGCACCAGTCAGGCTCTGGTATAGACTCTCTCCCCTCCTACTACCCTTTATCCCATAGCGCAGCAACCGATGGAGGAATAAAAGGCAATAcccagagccctgaggtagaccTTGTGCAACAGACCTAGCTGAGCATTACAGTTCACACTGAAATGTTGTATCTGATTATTATGGGGTGGAtaactgattttaaaaaaaagcctatagcaatTGTTGTTATCAGATATTTACTTAGGAGTAGAAATCTTTTCCCACATACACAGAATTGAGAAAATCTGACACTGGAAGGTAGCCTACTAAAGCACTGTCCTGGTACTGTTAACTATGGGAACAGTAAGGCAGTATGGAAAAATTGTTGGTGGGTGCCCCAGTATTATGACATGCCCTTCCCTCTGCTTGTATGATGGTCCACTGCTTGTAAAATACTCACCTTCCCTCCACTACGTATTGTGATCTCCATCCCTTCCCCACCTGTATTAAGCTTCTCTCCCCTGGCCTATATAATGCACTCTTTCTCCCATGCTTTTATTATGCTCCTCTTTACCTCACCCACTTGAATGATGTTCTCCCTCCTTTCCTCCACTTGTATTATATTCCCCACCTCTCAGTTTACACTCACCACTACCTGCCTCCTCATTGGGATTGAGCAGTGTACCTCCCTACCTACAACAAAATTTGGGGTAAATGCATTCATCAGAAAACTTTATAAGTGATACAATAGATTATACACCCACAAACTCATCGGTTTTaggataataatatattaatgtggtcAGGATCCCTTCCAAAGATATGAGTTGTTTTAATAACTTTTAAAATACGTAGGTTGGATTGTTAATGCAAACATGCACAGGTGTCCAGATGACCAGTCAACTATGGTTTATTGTACATCTCCACATGTTAAAATATCAGGAATTAATTTGTAGTTTCAAAGGATAATAGCTGTGGTCCATTCTATCAAAGGGCAGATCGGTCCTTTATAGAGAAAATACATCAAAACAATGCTCTTCATAATCCAAGTTTTGGGAACCTTCTGTACACATTTGTAACCAGTGGAGCTAGTTAAATATTGTGTCATCATGGGATACCAGTTCCATAAGAAAGcaggaaaaaaatgtattctcCCAATTTTACTTTCACCAGATTAGAGACTCTTTGATGCCCGTCATCATCTCTCTACTCTCATACTTAATCTAAACAGCATCCCCCTCTCCTCTTTCCTGGCCCCCCTACCATCCCCATTGTACGCTCTCCCCCGAAAAACATGGCAAATGAATATCCCTTGGTATACTTTGGTTCATTTCCTCTGTTTAGAGTCTACCTTTGCCTTCTGACATTGTGTTGTTGACCTGTTTCTCTTTAAGACTGTTCAATGTACATGTATCTATATATCCAATGACTTCTGTTATTTACCTTTGTGCCTTgtaaataccaataaaaattgagttaaaaaaaataattgttaagaatgtttgtaaatgttattttcacgTTGATGTTGAGGATTATAATGTGTAAAAACAGCTGAAAAAGGattgtttaaatttatttaattttccatGATGTCATGTGAaaaaaggtaatgattttgaGAGGGTATGATGAATTTCTATAGGCACTGTATCTACAAAATTGCTAACATAGGTAATTATATACATGTTATACATTTTTGTGCATTGCAATTCTAGAAGGATATGACATGTTGTTTCTTAGACTAAATATGAGGAATAAACACATAGCAAAAAAATTAAGGTGTTTGGTAAAAAAAATcccataacaataaatatacagtttatataacAGTGCTTGTAGAAATAAATTCTCAAACCCATAATTGTCAAATTCTTCTGCTTTTCTCTTAATGATGATAATTCCGTTCTTGTGGCAAAATCTGCAAAACATACACAGCGTTATTACATAACTGCTTCCAGGGCCACAAGCACAAAAAATATTAGAGATGCAAAAGATATCAACCAAAAACCTAGCTCAAGAACCTGATAGTTGTTATACTGCGGAAAGTTCCATTAGCTTTTGTATTCATTCAGAGATGGCTAAACAGCATATCCATGGTGGATTATCATTAGTTGGTAACGAGTCTCGTATATCAGAAGCAATCATCAGTATATCTTGTGTTGACTGTCCCTAATGTGCAGTGACAGTGGTGGATCTTAGGAACTAGATGAACATGTACAATGGGCTCCCGCACCACAAATGAGTCTACATGTCACATTATGCCTCACACCTCCCCTTGTTATGTATTGTGGCTCATTTAGAGGTTGATATCTCAAGGTGCACCCAGCTCAATACCCTCTGTTCCAGGCGTACTTTTGGAGTAACAAGTGAGTTTACTCATGGAGAAAATTGTCTTGGCAGTGTTATTAACAAATGTGAAAGACACATGCTCCaattacaaattaaaataacACTAGCATAACTGTTgcccctttaaaaataaaatgtgagtcTTCTTTCCTGCAATAGTCCCAACTAGCGCTcttgatagtcatcatcattaatGAGTATCGTTGCACTAGCCCTCCAGCATCCAGCAGATATATTcctcctaaaaggtgtatctgTGGATTGATTTGCAATAAtgagaacatgcccttactgtacttgaacTATGCACGTCCGCAGgtccgccatcagaaatcatggggcccagtacgggccccccgggCTCCccgggccccccccatgagcgcccccccccccatgagcaacagcgcaacacatacttacctgggggcccgctgtcttgcagtccgctggtctccactactctgtcttcagcctgtctGTCACCGttacagccaggcaccagaatgcgatcgcaggggtggaggaatcattccccctgcgatcatgtgatctgttaCAGGCTGATCTCGACTGTCTAACATTTagctgattaaatattgatttttacaatttattaaataatttactaatcgcggcttctttatccagtttatttgaagtaccgcgggtgtttattaaggaatcaccacaaaatttggaccccctaaggtaactcttcctcccgaatccaaaaatccaaaccaaattactttatctgcctcatgttttgcgttatggTTTTTTGAATAGAAGtaaaaacgctaggttcaattgacattagggatcccatttttttggggggtgtttaaaaaaggtatacattactaccacaaaaaatcaactgggtactctgtttcatagtggagaaaaaaaataatgaagttgatgctcgattactgttgtaccgtaTACATAATTAAgacaagaaaccatgaaatttaaaacctttaacataactttagtccataactgaagttgagtcaacaatctcattatttttcccttgtttggagCTTGTTttaacggtctgtaattttccttaaagtgtcaacAGAATGTGTTTACTGCCTtacagtacttccttggatagtaggtacttccgttacacagaggacgtgaataaaaggaacaaaacacttatatcttgaaggccaggacagcacatttgttgattggtttcatttcatatatatatattatatgtcctCCACATTCTCGATTTATAACATATGTCTCCCAATGAGTGAGGAATGCGCCAAACCTTCCTTCTCTCTGCCCCACATAGGTGACTACCTGCTGTGATGTCCTATGGAAAAGGGTTCTGTTTTGACTAATGATGTCACCAGCACTCTGCACAAACTTCCCCGCGCGATGTATCAGCAGCATGCTATTTAGTGCAGTGCAGCACCCTGGTCCCTGCTCCACAAGGCACTATAGCAGTGAAGGCTGGTGGAGGAGAGAAGACGCACGACCCACCTCCCAGCATGCACAATACCCTAGCCATGAGGCCCAAGTggaaaaaacaatgaaattaggCAGTAATCCCCCAATTTCATTGAGCCCTAGCAGTCATCTCATCTATTGATAATCTGCCACTGGGTATGTAGTGGAGTCTCAGAAGGGACTACCAGCAGTTTTTGGGCATGCTTTCCTAGGTTGTGTATTACAATGTCCAAAAGTATATCCAAGAGGTGTATCACTTATTGGTATTTTGTCAGATCACAGGAGTGACCATAAATATATATTGGGTGGACAACCGCTAGTGGGTAATAAGTATATGAAATAGTATACAGTTATACTATTGTAACATATGTTCTACTGCTATAATTTAATATACAACAGTTGCACTTTGTTTAACTATTATATctgcattaatttattattgttgtATTATTAAATAGGAAACATGCTTTGTTGGTGTAATGCCCTGTCCTGCGTCCTGGAATTGTCTATTTGTGGCTTCTCACCCAATCATTGAGTCCTTAATGAACTTTGCTATTTTACAGCTTTGTCCTCTGTTTTGATCAATTATGACTGTTTCTGTACAGATAGAGATTTATACTCACATTTGGACATAAAATAACCGAAGACGCTGAGAATTAGGATCAGCACTAGAATAAACACAGCAAACACCGCAATAAAAACTTGCCGCCTCTGACGAAAGCCTGTAAGAGAAGACAGTATTGCTATTGATAGTTGACAATCTTTAtgaacaaaaataacaaataatgtctAGGTCACAGACGCACCCAATGCAGCAAACCGAAAGGCAGCTTGTAACAAATAAATTAGGTAACACCAAAGCCCTATAGATATATAGACAAAAACAATTAGATTTGCAAACAAGCACCAATCAAGAGATAACATAATATCAATAACATACACTCTATACTCGTaacacagtgataaaacaatgATGGAAAAGTTCAAAGTCCTGTGTTCCTTTAATAAAGCATGAACCTGCTGATGAAACTCCAAAGAAATTCAATGTCCCTCGTAGGTCaggcataaaatataaaaagaaaaaaggacaaATAATAGTGCAGACTGTAGATATAGCCAGATGGTAGAAAGAAGACCCCAGCTAATCCGTGAACTCGTAAAACGATAGGAGCACCACGTGTGAACAAGGGTTAACAATTAACCCCTAAGGGGTGCGCACTCACCAAACGATATATGTAATCAAGCCTATAATACAGCCAATTAATCGTCCCATGTAAGAATAATCCTCCAAACTGACGTTCCACTCAATCGTTAATGGAtccaaaagaaaaaacagagctTCATAGTGTAAAAACATATATACCAGctttattcacaaataaaaactACTCAGCATCAGAAAAATCCTGAAGATAAGGAATAGATGTGCCCTTACCGTCCTTCCGATGGAAAAAGCGTGTCTAAGGTAGAGAGGAATAGCGATACAGTCCCGGGTGATTCTCACTCTTAATCTCGACCTGAAACACACACTCTAAGAAACGGCACCGGAGCACATCCACACTTCAGGCGTTTAGCGTCTGACGTCACTTCTCCCAgcagccaacgcgtttcggctcaTCTAGAGCCTTTGTCTAGGCATGTACATGGGAGTAACAATCCATATCACTTAAGTAGCGCAGAACACCGGATATTATCATATCAGTCCCAAGAACAATAAAAACATGaggaacaataaaaacataataatcaataaaataatacatataccaTATATCCCATTCAAATAGGTACATACATAGAGTAATAATAACAAAactagatataaaatataaatatctcCAGCAGGGGTTTCCCATCCACAATACGGCCTGAGAGaatcctgcttagcttcccaAATGACATAGACCAGTAGCAGATACTGCCAAATCAGTACATATAAATACAAATGCAGAAATATATTCCTACTAAAAAGGTTATATCATAAATGACCAAACATAATCAAACATATACATAAATCATTCATCTGTAAGAAACCACTTGAGTTCAAAGTCCTGATTTAGACCTTCTGGGACAAGAGTCCCCAAATTATAGATTCATCTCATTTCGCATTTCGCGAGAGCATTAGAAGTATTTTTCTGTCTCCAATTGCTTTCTATTTTCTCTATagccaaaaagttttttaaccCATTAACCATACATTTATGGTGGCTCTTAAAGTGAGAAGACACAGAGTGATTATCGTAGCCCCTTTTTATGTTGCGAAGGTGTTCTGACAATTGTACTTTGTACTTTCGGGTCTGAAAAAAGAAACTGTTCAGACCCGAAAGTACTAGAGGAACAGGTTATGGGGTTGAAGAAAAAATTCCTCAGTAAGGGATATAGAGAGGAACTACTGGATagggcagagctggatttagacctcatagggccctaggcaggatactgtttttgggccccctccctgaaacaatccatagcactatatttttgcagcctaccatatacccctatagttacgcagaagtgaaagcatgtgccgccgcatgcctaccatatacccttatagttaagtagatatgaaagcatgtgccgccgcgcagcggcggcacgccgccaaagaaggtgagggcgtggcttgcatctttgggggcgtacctaacatgtgaaaagagcaaggccaccctgctgcagaaaaaggcacccctaaataattaccaagcagtcctgtttttttaagtagttgggtcaaaacaacataataaatattgaagtcagggcagaaatacttacttaaggtgtttgcaaaaa
This genomic interval carries:
- the LOC142151370 gene encoding macrophage mannose receptor 1-like, which produces MRNIQSHQTRTGDADQEEEEEVTYDNVNDFTEPETEPKSPRTDFATRTELSSLREKQKNLTIMGSFLMFNEGYNKCVEVRSSSSSSFLELTVSDCSPDSYAQFFHWLPGDRLMSTKEGLCVGVEGELASVKELLLFQCDTERALSWECTDKTLLGVKGKSLYFNYGNSKKNIATLFVGKLAWSRWRAKSLEGKLQAGGACAQFCV